The genomic DNA aaattttgtgTTGATAGGAGTTTAGGGCATTaggggttaaaaaaaaaaattggaagttTGCTGACATTTGAATAGCATATTCGAATGACTTCTGAAACATTCAAATGTCTGTGAAATTCATTTAAATGATAACACTGTTACATTCGAATGCCCTGTACAAATCCTTCACAAATTGGGTtactatttgaaattcattcgaatgagagaaaaattcattcgaatgaattgtTCACTCCTTTAAAAACCCACAGCACACATACGAACAGTCTTACAGTCATTCAAATCACCCACTGCCCATCCTTCTGAAACATGAACGGACATTTGAATCACCTAACCTTCATTCGAACACACCTCAAGCGTTCGAATGCATCTCATCTCATTCCAATGATAacctttttagttttaaaactATTCGTGAATTCAAATTGATGCACccattgatagcatgcatatttataccatattttggcatttcacctcattcttattaggccatttgaagcaatttttgctgatatttgattgtttctattttattatgtttcaaattgtccttacactattttctatcttacctctactctatggatccaggctttagggaatattggatgggctagagaagtggctcaactaaaggagcttgggccaactaaaggagcttgggcctactttcaaggagcttgggcctacaataaaggagcagacttgggctcacttgttttctgttgggctaggcccaaccctagcctccctagcctttcctttcttggccatgtatttaaggcctcttagcattaattttcagaatatcatcatatagatagagaggagaaaatagagaggattctgcccgtttttgttgttgtagcactttcctgttttttacatcttttgttccattttgttttcctttctgtaatgataggctagaacactttgtaaccggttgtgtgtcttgaatccatgtggaatttgagtcccggatgagctacaagaatctggtttgttgtttgtttcttattcatttctatttggtttagtttgagcagatttgtgaatgcatggagttcatggcaggtttgtgtgaacttgcatggtttcactttctgttaaatgcttaagagaacagaatgttatagccggttggtataacatctcggaaatgaatattgtgtgcttgaacggttgttcttgcataggtccggataggttgaatagagagtgaatggttgcattttgtttgcaagagatttctgcattcattttgttatttccaatcattctaatccttggacggttgttggggatgcttgagtttgttttccggagatcaaagcatctagcaaaccaagatatatagagtggacaaggaagatttcacataggagacaaatacacagccggttgcactcctcttattgatttttcgtccatcttcatctttctgttttgccaattagttttctgtcaaacccccccccaaacaaactgttattggttatgttggttctcctttgttggtagaagaaagtgaggctccttgtgagagatgacctagggtgcactttgctgcaaactagagaagagatgcaaacatagatctctatttctggagcggttcgatagccggccagaattttggcgctgttgccggggagccaagtttttttcttctaaaaacatagaggaccgaccctattttatgtttgttttgttttcttgtttgagtgtttttgtttgttttgtgttcttggtgaaaaggcTATCAGTTGTTGAGAAGGTTATcaattttgtgttcttggtgaaaagctattatgttcttgagataaactgatagcaagcagcaacagagaagcctcatttgccttttcgatcttctttttgtttgtgtgtattttccttttatgttttctcgtttttggaatcatttttgaaccaagaagtggctgttggagagggctgcacaACCTGAACAACTGaaaaagcaaccctgcagcacctgaaaaagcaaaacacctgcagtccttctctgatcTTCAGTAGcacacctgcagtccttctctgatcttcatgtgctctgataggcACTGAAAAGCAAGCTTACACAGCAAGGGGAGACAACCCTGCAGCAGATCAGGAGCATAACTATTTTTAGAATGCTCTGAATCCcacttttctgcctctgacagcagatcacctgaccaagaggatattccatctttctttctcatattttttcttttattctctcttttaacaCTCCATTCAACGTTGTCTTTACCTTCCACACTAATCTCCCTTTTCGTTTGGCAGATAGGAATCAACAGCTGCAACCAAAAGAAAGCAACCAGCAGCAGCCTTCCATTCAGCAACGGTTTTGACAACCTTCATgacagatagcattatttaaggattgagctcgagataccggtgctatcctcttcctttctcatccttacttgatgttctttcatgtccatatgctttccttgatgttttattgcatatagagtggtttctaaggaaaaataggagtaggttttgagggaaaaaaatcagtttcccGGTTACTGTTCATAGCTTTTcacttgctccgattgagctgatttttggtgtccaaagaaatgggggtgtggggatcAATAGTCACAGATTTGCTGTGAGAAgagccttttttggccaaattccaacgtttaaaccactttttgggccattttgtgtttctcagtgcttaattttgtgtggtttttagtgtttttaggtccctcagtgtttttgtgttgaaattttgtgaaaaattgcataaaaaaatcgtctaagggcttattgtttgacctgtttttgtgtttttgtgtttttgtgtttgtggtttttagtgtttttgtttttgcttgtgtgTTCTTGTTTGTGTTTCTgtgttcttggtatgcataggccattttgtgtgctgtttttgtgctgatctctagtgcatgaccaggtcatctaagaaaacattacttgacttggatcttgaattagagaacactcttagaaggcaagctagagagcttaagtctcgggataggattgaccctaatAGTGTGTCTAACACTTCATCTGAACCTATTCCAgcattcatcaatatggcagataatggtaatggagaTAATGTAAACAAtgcaaataatggaaataatggtaatggcaataatggaaatcatggaaataatgcaaatcatggtcatttggatggtagaactattagagagctggctgcacctgatgtgcattaccagcccctatgtattcaatacccacagcTAGATGCCAACTTCGAACTTAAGTCTGGACTGATccatttgttgcccaagtttcatggccttgcaggagaggatccacacaagcatctgaaagagtttcatgtggtttgctcaaccatgcggccacaaggagtagatgaagagcaaatcaagctaagagcctttccattctcacttgatggatccGCCAAGGATTGGCTCTAttacctgccaccagctgctatcaccagctgggatggattgaagaggatcttcctggaaaaattctttccagcctccagaacagcatcaataaggaaggaaatttgtggtataaggcagatgagtggtgagactctacatgagtattgggagaggttcaagaagttgtgttccagctgccctcaccatcagataagtgaccaactcctaattcaatatctctatgaaggtctaatccccatggacaggtacttggtagatgctgcaagtggaggagctttggcagagaagaccccaacagctgcacaagagctgatatcaaagatggcacaaaatgcccagcaatttggcaccagaattaacactcctacaaaagccatcaatgaagtcaatgtggctgccactatggaccagcaaaggatggaaaacaagcttgaggaattggcttccatggtcaggcagttggcattagagagaaagcaaccccagctttgtggcatttgctccttgccatcccatacaacagaccaatgcccacagttgcaagaaaataatgagacatGTGCAGGCATTTTTCCTGGAAGACCATTCCAGCACCAGCAGCACAGCCAACCACAACCTTCCAATAGGTATGAcccatactcagccacctacaatccaggttggagagaccatcc from Diospyros lotus cultivar Yz01 chromosome 4, ASM1463336v1, whole genome shotgun sequence includes the following:
- the LOC127799774 gene encoding uncharacterized protein LOC127799774; amino-acid sequence: MTRSSKKTLLDLDLELENTLRRQARELKSRDRIDPNSVSNTSSEPIPAFINMADNGNGDNVNNANNGNNGNGNNGNHGNNANHGHLDGRTIRELAAPDVHYQPLCIQYPQLDANFELKSGLIHLLPKFHGLAGEDPHKHLKEFHVVCSTMRPQGVDEEQIKLRAFPFSLDGSAKDWLYYLPPAAITSWDGLKRIFLEKFFPASRTASIRKEICGIRQMSGETLHEYWERFKKLCSSCPHHQISDQLLIQYLYEGLIPMDRYLVDAASGGALAEKTPTAAQELISKMAQNAQQFGTRINTPTKAINEVNVAATMDQQRMENKLEELASMVRQLALERKQPQLCGICSLPSHTTDQCPQLQENNETCAGIFPGRPFQHQQHSQPQPSNSAIMLRNGKEVINQTPPPSSNMEQHVEKQNPFPHRATQNKKRAEAEVDKEILETFQKVEVNIPLLEAIRQIPKYAKFLKDLCTHKRKLMGNEKINLGRNVSALIQPAMPAKCKDPGMFSIPCTIGDMQFSNALLDLGASINVMPNSIYASLQCGPLKPTGVVVQLANRSTAHPTGVLEDVLVKVKDLIFPADFYVLNMEDNSTLEHAPLILGRPFLKTARTIINVHEGTLSMEFAGNTINFKILDAMKFPTEDHSTFQVNRA